One window from the genome of Marinobacter sp. es.048 encodes:
- a CDS encoding LutB/LldF family L-lactate oxidation iron-sulfur protein has product MSETAEDTGHHIDVKQFHPRAQAAIHNPKIRKNFRSAMDGLMSKRKTAFEGWDLETLRDLGANVRLRALANLPDLLEQLEKKLTENGIKVHWAVDGDEACRIVRDICKARDAKTVIKGKSMVSEEMELNHYLEEQGIEALESDLGEYIVQLADETPSHIIMPAIHKNTGEISQLLHEKTGTDLSNDVEYLTASARQQLREKFMNADVGVSGVNFAVAETGTLCLVENEGNGRMTTTVPKCHIAVTGIEKVVPSMEDVSALLALLTRSATGQHITTYFNMISGPRKAEELDGPEEVHLVLVDNGRSSIYQDDELLDTLRCIRCGACMNHCPVYTRVGGHAYGTTYPGPIGKILMPHLIGLDEGRHLPSASSLCGACGEVCPVKIPIPDLLVRLRQESVDGDKLHPAKVRGHGAKRSSMEAMIWKGWAWMHASPGIYRFGTGTASKFRALQPSKAGAWTDYRTAPKLAAKTLHQRMKERGQ; this is encoded by the coding sequence ATGAGTGAGACAGCCGAAGACACTGGCCATCATATCGATGTAAAACAGTTTCACCCGCGGGCTCAGGCGGCCATTCATAACCCCAAGATCCGCAAGAACTTTCGCAGCGCCATGGACGGGCTGATGTCCAAGCGCAAGACGGCGTTCGAGGGCTGGGATCTGGAAACCCTCCGGGATCTCGGTGCCAACGTCCGCCTGCGGGCCCTGGCCAATCTGCCAGACTTGCTGGAGCAGCTTGAGAAAAAGCTGACCGAAAACGGCATCAAGGTGCACTGGGCGGTGGATGGCGATGAGGCCTGCCGGATCGTGCGAGATATCTGCAAAGCCCGGGATGCCAAGACTGTGATCAAGGGCAAATCCATGGTCTCCGAGGAAATGGAGCTGAACCATTACCTGGAGGAGCAAGGCATTGAGGCCCTGGAATCGGACCTGGGCGAGTACATCGTGCAGTTGGCGGATGAGACCCCATCGCACATCATCATGCCGGCGATCCACAAAAATACCGGTGAGATCTCCCAGTTATTGCATGAAAAAACCGGCACCGATCTCTCCAACGATGTGGAATACCTCACTGCCAGTGCCCGCCAGCAGCTTCGGGAAAAATTCATGAACGCTGATGTGGGGGTTTCCGGGGTTAACTTTGCGGTGGCCGAAACCGGCACACTTTGCCTGGTTGAGAACGAAGGCAATGGTCGGATGACCACCACCGTGCCCAAGTGCCACATCGCCGTTACCGGTATCGAGAAGGTGGTGCCGAGCATGGAAGACGTCTCAGCCCTGCTCGCCCTTTTGACCCGCTCTGCCACCGGCCAGCACATCACCACCTATTTCAATATGATCTCTGGCCCGCGCAAGGCCGAGGAGCTGGATGGGCCGGAGGAAGTTCACCTGGTGCTGGTGGATAACGGCCGGTCGTCCATCTACCAGGACGACGAACTGCTGGACACCCTGCGCTGCATCCGCTGCGGCGCCTGTATGAACCACTGCCCCGTGTACACACGGGTGGGCGGCCATGCCTATGGCACCACCTATCCGGGTCCCATCGGCAAGATCCTGATGCCGCACCTGATTGGCCTGGACGAAGGCCGGCATTTGCCCAGCGCATCCAGCCTGTGTGGCGCCTGCGGTGAGGTCTGCCCGGTGAAGATCCCCATTCCCGATTTATTGGTGCGGCTGCGCCAGGAATCGGTGGATGGTGACAAACTCCATCCGGCCAAGGTACGCGGCCACGGGGCCAAGCGAAGCTCCATGGAAGCGATGATCTGGAAAGGCTGGGCCTGGATGCACGCCAGCCCCGGCATTTACCGATTTGGCACCGGTACCGCCAGCAAATTCAGGGCGTTGCAGCCCTCGAAAGCCGGCGCCTGGACCGATTACCGCACGGCGCCCAAACTGGCGGCCAAAACCCTGCACCAGCGGATGAAGGAGCGTGGCCAATGA
- a CDS encoding (Fe-S)-binding protein yields MVDPIKVYPAKPAKVYFYGTCLVDMFYPDAGIAGVELLEREGIEVLFPQDQTCCAQPAYTSGYHDQARSVARAQLDLFPGDWPIVVPSGSCGGMMRKHYPDLFKDTSDEVKAAEVAGRVWELTDFLLNVCHIKLEDLGEPTTVAMHTSCSARREMGVAEVGPKLLGQLKNVNLVEQIRPEECCGFGGTFAVRHPEISGAMVSEKVDALVDTGTRQFVTTDCGCLMNIAGYAEKNQKPVEGQHILSFLWSRTQGKGGQQS; encoded by the coding sequence ATGGTTGATCCGATCAAGGTTTATCCCGCAAAACCTGCGAAAGTCTATTTCTACGGCACCTGTCTGGTGGACATGTTCTACCCGGATGCAGGTATCGCCGGGGTGGAGCTGCTGGAGCGTGAAGGCATTGAGGTGCTGTTCCCGCAGGACCAGACCTGTTGTGCCCAGCCCGCCTACACCTCCGGTTACCACGACCAGGCCCGTTCCGTTGCCAGAGCCCAGCTCGATCTTTTCCCCGGCGACTGGCCCATCGTTGTGCCTTCAGGCTCCTGCGGCGGGATGATGCGCAAGCACTACCCGGACCTGTTCAAAGACACATCGGACGAAGTGAAAGCCGCCGAGGTGGCCGGCCGGGTCTGGGAGCTGACGGATTTTCTGCTCAACGTCTGCCATATCAAGCTGGAAGACCTGGGTGAGCCCACCACCGTGGCCATGCACACCTCCTGCTCCGCGCGCCGTGAAATGGGCGTAGCAGAAGTGGGCCCGAAGCTCCTGGGTCAGTTGAAGAACGTCAACCTGGTGGAGCAGATCCGGCCCGAGGAATGCTGCGGCTTTGGCGGCACCTTTGCGGTTCGCCACCCGGAGATTTCCGGGGCCATGGTGAGCGAGAAGGTGGACGCGTTGGTGGATACCGGCACCAGGCAGTTTGTCACCACCGATTGTGGCTGCCTGATGAACATTGCCGGCTACGCCGAGAAGAATCAAAAGCCTGTTGAAGGCCAGCACATTCTCAGCTTCCTGTGGTCGCGCACCCAGGGCAAAGGGGGGCAGCAGTCATGA
- a CDS encoding ComEA family DNA-binding protein, translating to MKRTPLFATLVLLFSLVTGFAYAEEAAININTADVTTLASLNGIGQSKAEAIVAYREANGPFAVTADLANVKGIGERTVEKNAARLTVK from the coding sequence ATGAAGCGCACACCGCTTTTCGCTACCCTTGTTCTGCTGTTCAGTCTGGTAACCGGCTTTGCCTACGCCGAAGAAGCCGCTATCAACATCAACACCGCAGACGTGACCACCCTCGCCAGCCTGAACGGAATTGGCCAGAGCAAAGCTGAAGCCATTGTTGCCTATCGCGAAGCCAATGGTCCTTTTGCGGTTACCGCAGACCTGGCGAACGTGAAAGGCATTGGCGAGCGCACTGTTGAGAAGAATGCCGCGCGCCTGACCGTCAAGTAA
- a CDS encoding GntR family transcriptional regulator → MANPRRKESVADRVYAALKEDIFEFRLIPGDRFSEGDVGSRLNASRTPVREALYRLQREGHVEVLFRSGWQVKPFDFQQVEELYDLRITLERAAVHKICNLDEEPAALRTLTALWNPDHPSERAVGSTVRMLDESFHCDLVAAAGNREMTRIHREITDRLRIVRRLDFSRDERIDATYVEHAAILEALRNGQASEAADRLTRHIRASQKAVREIIMERIREAAAAHRSEQ, encoded by the coding sequence ATGGCAAACCCTAGACGAAAAGAGTCCGTAGCCGACAGGGTCTATGCGGCCCTGAAAGAGGACATCTTCGAGTTCCGTCTGATCCCCGGCGACAGATTCAGCGAGGGGGATGTAGGAAGCCGTCTGAACGCCAGCCGGACACCGGTTCGGGAGGCGCTCTACCGTTTGCAGCGGGAGGGCCATGTGGAGGTGCTGTTTCGCAGCGGCTGGCAGGTAAAGCCATTCGATTTCCAGCAGGTGGAGGAGCTCTATGACCTGCGCATCACCCTCGAGCGGGCGGCAGTGCACAAGATCTGCAACCTGGATGAAGAGCCTGCAGCACTGCGAACCCTGACCGCCCTCTGGAACCCGGACCATCCATCCGAACGCGCGGTGGGCAGCACAGTCAGGATGCTGGACGAGAGCTTTCACTGCGATCTGGTGGCCGCTGCCGGAAACCGGGAAATGACACGAATTCATCGGGAAATCACTGACCGGCTGCGGATTGTCCGGCGTCTGGACTTCAGTCGGGACGAGCGTATTGATGCCACTTACGTGGAGCATGCCGCGATTCTGGAGGCACTGCGCAACGGGCAGGCAAGCGAGGCGGCGGACCGCCTCACCCGTCATATCCGCGCCAGCCAGAAGGCCGTGCGGGAAATCATCATGGAGCGAATCCGCGAGGCGGCTGCCGCCCATCGAAGCGAGCAATAA